The proteins below come from a single Garra rufa chromosome 3, GarRuf1.0, whole genome shotgun sequence genomic window:
- the LOC141332148 gene encoding probable G-protein coupled receptor 132: protein MLLNLTNGSCQIPLANDRIGLTYIYSLAFSIGLPANLLSLWGLYQLGRSGGGGCQLVYILNLLLSDLLQLLTLPLWILYLQGDHRWPYGSVTCQLVGYVFYVNLYASVIFLCLIALDRCLAIVYPLSSRGVRKVRVAAFSGVVVWTLIFLFCLTGLYPSVFEPQRELCLEQYPVSTRFAYFKIATVALGFLMPCSILWYTSARIGLTLRNSPSVADHERRRIVATLVVITVIFIVIFGPYHLVVGYRFVTLLLSKSEKDQCSVEVSLYLYYRICYGLTSLNTLLDPLFYIFLCNDARQELRRSLLCPCRGHGVHQGSRAPSFPKSHLSRSADV, encoded by the exons ACCTGACTAACGGGAGCTGCCAAATCCCTCTGGCAAATGACCGAATAGGTCTGACCTACATCTACAGCCTTGCCTTCTCAATTGGACTCCCAGCTAACCTGCTGTCCCTCTGGGGACTGTACCAGCTAGGCCGATCTGGTGGAGGCGGCTGCCAGCTGGTCTATATCCTCAACTTACTCCTTTCAGATCTTCTCCAGCTACTGACCTTGCCACTGTGGATCCTCTACCTGCAGGGAGACCACCGCTGGCCTTACGGGTCTGTGACCTGCCAACTAGTGGGCTACGTTTTCTACGTTAACCTCTACGCCAGTGTGATTTTTCTTTGCCTCATTGCCCTGGACCGCTGTCTAGCTATCGTGTACCCTCTCAGCAGCCGTGGTGTACGGAAAGTGCGGGTGGCAGCGTTTTCTGGTGTGGTAGTGTGGACTTTGATATTTCTCTTCTGCCTGACTGGCCTCTACCCATCTGTGTTTGAGCCCCAGAGAGAGCTATGTCTGGAACAGTACCCTGTGAGCACTAGATTTGCTTACTTTAAAATCGCCACAGTCGCTTTAGGGTTTCTGATGCCCTGCTCTATACTATG GTACACCTCAGCCCGAATCGGGCTGACTCTACGGAACTCCCCGTCTGTCGCGGATCACGAGCGCCGCAGGATTGTCGCAACCCTGGTTGTCATCACTGTCATCTTCATTGTCATTTTTGGTCCCTATCATCTGGTGGTCGGCTACAGATTTGTTACCCTGCTTCTCTCGAAAAGTGAAAAAGACCAGTGTTCGGTGGAAGTTTCTCTCTACCTTTACTATCGAATCTGCTATGGGCTCACCAGCCTCAATACACTTCTAGACCCGCTTTTCTACATCTTTCTTTGCAACGATGCTCGCCAAGAGCTTCGCAGATCTCTTCTCTGCCCCTGCCGGGGTCACGGGGTGCACCAGGGATCACGAGCACCGTCTTTTCCAAAAAGTCACCTCAGCCGCAGTGCAGATGTGTAG